A region of the Anaerolineae bacterium genome:
GGCTGTTGGGACATTCCCCTTGCATCATGGCCACGGCGGGGCAGGATTTCACCGATTACAGACATTGGTTGGAGCAACAGGGAATCGACGTCTCAGGGGTTCGTGTATATCAGGATGAGTTCACCGCCTCGTTTTTCGTCAGCACCGATCTCGATCACAACCAGATCGCCAGCTTCTATACGGGCGCCATGTCCCGCGCTGCCGAGCTTTCCTTCCAGGACCTAAGTGTAGATCACATTGAGCTGGCCGTGATCTCTCCGAATGACCCTGCGGCGATGGTCAAATATGTGCGTGAGTGCAAAGAATTAGGCATCCCGTATGTGTACGATCCGAGTCAGCAAATCGTGCGGTTGAGCGGAGCCGAGCTGATCGAGGGGGCCCAGGGCGCACGTTTGCTCGTAGTGAATGAATACGAGTTCGAGATGATCAAGAACAAGACCGGTCTGAGCGATGGTAAGCTCTGGGACCTAGCGCAGACTACCATCATCACCCGTGGCGAGCGTGGCTCGACCATCATCGAGAAGGGACGGTGGGTGGAGATCCCCAGCGCACCGCCACGACAGATCGTCGATCCGACGGGCGTAGGCGACGCTTATCGTGCCGGCGTGATCGTCGGCATGCTGGCAGGGTTCCCCTGGGAGGTAGCAGGGCGCATTGGAAGCCTGGCAGCCACCTATGTGCTAGAGCAGCACGGGACCCAGAACCATCGTTACACGCTGCCCGAGTTCATCGAGCGCTACCGCCAGGTCTTCGGCGACGCTCCAGAGCTAGCTCGTCTGGTGGAGCAGGCGATGACCCGATGAGAGCCCGGTTTATCCGCCATATCCAAACTTAGCGCAAGGAGTGGATCGAGTGGGTAAAGGATATGATGTAAGGGACTTATCGTTGGCCGACCAGGGGCGCCTTCGCATTGAGTGGGCGGCCCGGGAGATGCCAGTGCTGGCACAACTGCAGGAGCGCTTCGGCCAGGAGCATCCCCTCAGCGGGCTACGGCTGTCGGCCTGTCTACACGTCACCTCAGAGACCGCTAACCTGATGCGCGTGCTGCAGGCAGGCGGCGCTGATGTGGTGTTGTGTGCTTCGAACCCCCTGTCTACCCAGGACGATGTGGCAGCCGCCTTAGTGGCACATTACGAGATCCCTGTCTATGCGATTAAGGGCGAGGATCACCGTACTTACTACGCGCACATCCAGGCGGCGATAGATCACCGTCCGCATATCACGATGGACGACGGGGCGGATCTGGTCTCCACGTTGCATCGCGAGCGTCAGGAGCTGCTCGGCGATGTGATCGGCGGCACGGAGGAGACCACGACCGGTGTGATCCGGCTGCGGGCGATGGCGAAGGAGGGCGTATTACGTTATCCGATCATCGCCGTCAACGATGCCATGACCAAGCACCTATTCGACAACCGGTATGGCACGGGGCAATCCACGATTGATGGCATCTTGCGGGCAACCAATGTGCTGTTGGCGGGCAAGAACTTTGTGGTAGCCGGCTATGGATGGTGTAGCCGCGGCATCGCCATGCGGGCGCGTGGGATGGGTGCCAACGTCATCGTAACCGAGGTGGACCCGCTGCGAGCGCTCGAAGCGGTGATGGATGGTTTCCGGGTGATGCCGATGATCGAAGCCGCGGCGATCGGCGACATCTTTGTCACCTCGACGGGCGACATCAACGTAATTGATTGGCCACACCTGGAGCGCATGAAGTCGGGCGCGATCCTAGCCAACTCCGGTCACTTCAACGTGGAGATCAACCTGCAAGCCCTGGAAGCGATGGCAGTCCAACGGCAGCGGGTGAGAGACTTCCTGGACGAATATCAGTTGGCGGACGGCCGTCGGCTTTACCTCATCGGCGAGGGCCGGCTGGTGAACCTAGCCGCAGCCGAGGGGCACCCCAGCGCAGTGATGGACATGAGTTTTGCCAATCAGGCGTTGTGTGCGGAGTATATGGTCAAGCATGGGCGAGAGCTGGAGCGGCAGGTGTATCCCGTCCCTGAGCACATTGACAAGACGGTCGCCCGCCTGAAGCTACAGGCGATGGGCGTCCAAATTGACGCGCTTACACCAGAGCAGGAGAAGTATCTGGCCTCGTGGGAGATGGGGACATAAGACGGATTATGGACGAGGGACGATTGCCCCCCCGACTGCTCATTCATCGTTTACTGTCCGTCGTCTATTCCGAAGTCGAGGGCGAAGGAGCAGTGAGGATGAGTACCACTTTCATGAGATCGCCACAGTTCTTCTACACCTCGGAATCGGTGACCGAGGGGCATCCGGATAAGATGTGTGACCAGGTCTCGGACGCAGTGTTGGATGCCATCATCGCCCAGGATCCGGACGCGCGCGTGGCCTGCGAGTGCGCGACGACCACTGGGTTAATGTTGGTGATGGGCGAGATCACCACGTCGGCCCAGGTGGACATCCCGGAGATCGCCCGCAGCACGATTCGTGAGATCGGCTATACACGGGCGAAATATGGGTTCGACGCTGACACCTGTGCGGTGATTGTCTCCATTAAGAAGCAGTCAGCCGACATCGCGATGGGGGTGGATCGGGCGTTGGAGGCCAAGACTGGTGAGATGAACGAGTCGGAGATCGAGGCAATCGGGGCTGGCGATCAAGGAATGATGATCGGCTTCGCCTGCGATGAGACGCCCGAGTATATGCCGATGTCCATCCTCTTAGCCCACAAACTCTGCAAACGATTGGCGGCAGTGCGTAAAGACGGCACACTTCCTTACCTACGGCCAGATGGCAAGTCACAGGTGACTGTGGAGTATCACTACGGCAAGCCGGTACGGGTGGATACCATTGTCGTCTCCACGCAACACGCCCCTGATGTAGATCAAGCTACTATCTACCAGGACGTGGTAGATGTCGTGATCCGGCAGGTAGTGCCAGAACACATGATAGATCGCCGCACCAAGATCTTTGTCAACCCCACAGGACGCTTTGTAACAGGTGGCCCTTCGGGCGATGCCGGCCTGACCGGACGCAAGATCATGGTGGATACCTATGGTGGGGTTGCCCGGCACGGAGGGGGTGCCTTTTCCGGCAAAGATCCGACGAAAGTGGATCGCTCTGGCGCCTACATGGCGCGTCATATCGCCAAGAACATCGTCGCGGCCGGGCTGGCCAGCCGGTTCGAGTTGCAGATCTCCTATGCGATCGGGGTGGCGCGGCCGGTTTCCCTGGCCGTAGAGACGTTCGGGACAGGCAAGGTGCCGGATGAGCAGATTACCGAGCTGATCAAGGCACACTTCGATCTGCGCCCGGCGGCGATCATACGGTACTTAGATTTGCGACGGCCTATCTACAAGGCAACGGCAGCATATGGCCATTTCGGCCGTCTGGACATTGACGCGCCATGGGAGCGGCTGAACATGGCGGAGACCCTGCGGCATGAGGCTGGCCTCGATTAAGAATCTATCCGGAAAATCCAGCCAGGCCGACGAAGGCATCGCCTCTGCCTGCCCACATACGCTTAGAGAGTAGCTGAGAAGCTTTGACCAGCTCTTCCGATTCAGCTACTCCGTGACATGGGCACCGGTTTAGCCCATCTGCAGCCGCTCTGCCAGCGCGCTATACCGCTGCGCTACCCGATCATTGTGCACAGCGATGGCGATGGCGCGCGGCGTGCCCACCAACACAACGAGCTGGCGCGCTCTTGTCACAGCGGTGTAAAGCAAATTGCGTTGAAGCATCACGTAGTGCTGTGTTACTATTGGCACCACCACGGCTGGGAACTCGGATCCTTGTGCCTTGTGTACGGAAATCGCGTAGGCGTGCACCAGCTCGTCCAGTTCCAGGAAATCATATCGGACGCGCCGGCCGTCAAAGTCCACGGTCAGCGTCTGCTCCTCCAGGTCTAATGCGACGATGTGCCCCAGGTCGCCGTTGTAGACCTCTTTGTCGTAGTTGTTGCAGGTCTGCATCACCCGATCGCCTAAGCGGAAAACGCGGCCGCCTAAGTGGCGCTCCGGTTTATGCTCGGACGGGGGATTAAGCGCGTTTTGCAATAACAGGTTTAGATGGCCCACACCTGCCTCGCCCCGGTGCATCGGGCTCAGCACCTGGATGTCCGCCGGCTTTAGACCGAACCGGCGCGGGATGCGCGTTTGCACCAACTCTACGATCAGTTGAGCGGCCTGAGCCGGATCGTCGGTCTTGAACAGGAAAAAGTCCTGGGCCTTTTGGTTGTCCAGGATTGGCATCTGGCCCCGATTGATACGATGTGCGTTGACGATGATGTAGCTGCCCTCTCTCTGACGGAAGATGGTGTCCAGCCGTACTACAGCTACCGCCTCTGAGGCGATGATGTCGCGCAGGACGTTACCGGCCCCGACGGATGGGAGCTGATCCACGTCGCCTACCAGGAGCAGGTGGGCGCCGGGCGGAATGGCTTTCAACAAGTGGTTGGCCAGCAACAAATCCAGCATGGATGCCTCATCTACGATCACCATGTCCGCGTCCAGTGGATGCTCCTCGTTGCGCTGGAAGGTCATCCCTTCACCTGGCTTGAACTCCAGCAACCGGTGCACCGTCTTCGCCTCGCGACCGGTGGCCTCCGACAGCCGCTTAGCCGCCCGCCCTGTGGGCGAAGCCAGCACGTAAGAGCGGTTGGCCGCCTCCAAGATGTGGATGATTGTCTGAAGGCTGGTGGTTTTCCCTGTGCCCGGGCCACCGGTGAGCACTGTCACCCGCTGCGTGAGGGCCGTTTGCACCGCCTGGCGTTGAGCGGGTGCCAGAGCCAGGCCAGTACGTTGTTGGATAGCGGCGAATGCGGCCGTCCAGTCGAAGGTTTGAAACACCGCTAGCCGGTCCACTGGCGCCTCGATCAGCCGCCGCAGCCGACCCGCCACCCCGATCTCGCCGTAGTAGAAGGGGGTCAAATAGATGGCGCGCTCCTCGCCGATCGCCGTTGGAGCCATGGCCTCCCTCGCCGACTCGGGTAATCGCCGATTCGCCAACTCGCTGGCCCGTTGGCCTATCAACGGCTCGATTCGCACCTGTTCATCCGCTGCTAACGCCTCGATGGCCTGGGCCACGCGCGCTTCGTCGATCTGCAATAAGCGGGCGGCCTCGGCGATTAGCTCGCTGCGAGGCACATAGACATGCCCCTCGTCCGCCATCTGGCTGAGCACATAAGCCACACCGGCCGCCGCTCGCTCCAGGGCGTCCGGCGCGATCCCTAGGTTGCGGGCGATCTTGTCAGCGGTGATGAAGCCGATGCCGTAGACATCCCGCGCTAACCGATAGGGATCGTTGCGTACCACTTGGATGGCCGCGTCGCCATAGGTTTTGTAGATCTTGACCGCCAGCGAGGTGCTCACCCCATTCGCTTGCAGGAAGAGCATCACCTCCTTGATCTGGCGCTGCTCCTCCCAGGCGCGTCGGATCATTGCCACCCGCTTGGGGCCAACGCCCAGCACCTCTAGCAATCGTTCGGGCGTCTTCTCGATTACGTCGAGCGTCTCCAGTCCGAAACGCCGCACGATGCGCTCGGCGGTGACCGGGCCGATCCCCTTGATCAGGCCGGACCCTAGGTATTTGCGGATGCCTTGAACGGTGGCGGGCAGCACCATGCGCACGGACGCTGCCTTGAACTGGCGGCCGTACTGGGGATGTATCGTCCACTCGCCGATCAAATGGACGGACTCGCCCACGTGGATGCCCAGCATGTTCCCGACGACGGTGACGGTGTAATCCTTGCCCTCGGGCGTGAGCTGGGCGACGGTGTAGCCGTCTTCCTCGTTGTGGTAGGTGATGCGCTCGATCACACCGGTGAGCTCGTGCATGGCTCCCTCCTGGGGTTATTGTACTGTCTGCGGCCATCAGTCTGCAATTGTCATATCGTAGCGCCTGTGTTATCTTGCCTTAACAGTTAGCCTCAGTGATAGGGATGAGAGACATGAAACTATTTCAGCGCGGCGGCTTGTTCATCACGCATATGAACTGGGTTGGGGTCCAATGGCTGGCGATGAGGGATCGCGAGATCAGCCACATCGTCAACCGGCTGGCCTGGCCGGTTATCGCTGAGAACCTGCTGCAGACACTGCTGGGCGTGGTGGACATGATCATGGTTTCCCGGTTGGGGGCGGCAGCTGTCGCTGGGGTAGGGGCGGCTGGCCAGGTGATTTGGGTGATCAACTCGGCCTTTGGGGCAGTGACGGTGGGCACGACGGTGCTGATCGCTCACGCCATCGGGGCCGGCGATGTATCCCTGGCAAACCGGGTGCTCAAACAGTCGGCGATCCTGGCGGCGGCTGTTGCGGCTGTGTTGGGCGCGATAGGCTATCTCTGGTCCGACGAGATTCTCTTCCTAATGGGGGCGGAGCCAGACCTGGTCGAAGCGGGCTCCGTGTATCTGCGTATCGTCCTAGAGATGGGGATCTTCATGATCGCCATGTTCGTCATCGGCGCGGCGCTACGCGGGGCTGGCGACACGCAGACCCCGATGCGGGTGACAGCTTTCATCAATGTGGTGAACGTGGTCGTCGCTTATGGGCTGATTTTCGGCCAATGGGGTCTGCCGCGTTTGGGGGTAGCCGGCTCTGCTTGGGGAGCCAGTATCGCTCGTGTGGTAGGCACAGCGATCCTGGTAGTCGTCTTGTTGCGAGGAAAGGTGCCTATCAGCGCGCGCGGCCGCTCGGGGTGGCAGTTGGACATCCCACTGATTCGCCGGCTGGTGCGCGTGGGCGTCCCCTCTATGATCGAGCAGTTGGTGCTTAGCGGCGGCATGCTGCTGTATGGGATAGTAGTCATTGGAATGGGAACCAAAATCTACGCGGCACAACGGATCACCCTTCAGATCATCTCGCTCTCTTTCATGCCCGGCTTGGGGTTCGCCATGGCTGCCACTACGTTAGTAGGTCAGAGCCTAGGGGCGAAAAACCCTGAGCGGGCGCGGCTGGCTGCCTGGCGTTCCGCCTTTTCGGCTCTCCTCTGGATGTCGGCGATAGGGCTACTAGCGGCGGTGTTGGGCCGGCCCGTGATGCGCCTGTTCAGCGATGACCGAGAGATCATCGAGATGGGCACGGCGGCGCTCGCAGTGCTGGCGCTCACCCAGCCGTTTCAGGCCTTCGCCCAGGTGCTGGCGGGCGCGTTGCGGGGCGCGGGGGACACGCGCTATCCCATGTGGGTGACGACGGCGGGCATCTGGTTGGTGCGTTTGCCGCTGGCTTATCTGTTCGGGCCGGTGATGGGGATGAGCCTGGCGGTGATCTACGTGTCCAACGTCTTGGACAGCATTTTGCGTGCGGCATTGAACGCTATGCGCTTTCAGCGCGGGCGGTGGCAGGAGATCGGCGTATAAACGGAAGTGGTCAGGAGCGAAGAAGAAGTTCCCCCTTCGCTCCTGACCCGAGGAGCTCTTCTTTACGATAGGCGGTTATCGCTTCTCGAACGCCGCGTCGAACGCTACCCGCGAGGGCTCGAAGTCCAGCCGCCGGACAAAGGCAGCCGCCTCCGTCGCGCCGTGTACGCGATCCATCCCGCTGTCCTCCCACTCCACCGACAGCGGTCCCTGATAGCCGATCTCGTTGAGGGCGCGGATGATCTCCTCAAAGCGAATGCAGCCGCGGCCCAAAGAGCGGAAGTCCCAATAGCGTCGAGGATCGCCGAAATTCAGGTGGCCACCGAACACGCCCGCATCCGTTGGCGTCGGCGACCAGTAGACGTCCTTCATGTGCACGTGGAAGATGCGGTCTCGGAACAGCCGGATGAAGCGGACGTAGTCTACCCCCTGGTAGCCCAGGTGACTGGGATCGAAGTTAAAGCCAAACGACGGACGATGATTGATCGCTTCCAGTGCCCGCTGAGCGGAGACGATATCGAAGGCGATCTCTGTAGGATGAACTTCCAGCGCGAACTTGACGCCCACCTCTTCGAAGACGTCCAGGATCGGGTTCCAGCGGTCGGCGAAATCCTTGTAGCCGGCCTCGATCTGCCCCGGTTGGTTGGGCGGGAACGAATAGAGCAACGGCCAGATAGAGCTGCCCGTGAAGCCGTTGACGACCTTGACGCCCAATTTGGCGGCAGCGCGAGCGGTATTCTTCATCTCCTCCGCCGCCCGTTGCCGGACGCCTTCGGGATCGCCATCGCCCCAGACGCGAGCCGGGAGGATCGCCTTGTGACGGATATCAATGTGATCGCACACAGCCTGGCCGACCAAATGGTTGCTGATCGCGAAGCACTTCAGGCCGTACTTATTGAGGATGTCCCACCGGCTCTGGCAATAGGCGTCATCGGATAAGGCCTTGTCTACCTCGAAATGGTCACCCCAGCAGGCGAGCTCGAGGCCGTCATACCCCATCTCCTTAGCCTTGGCCGCCAGAGCCTCCAGCGTCATGTCAGCCCATTGTCCCGTGAAAAGCGTGACCGGACGTGCCATGGTTTCCTCCTCTGGTTGAGATAGAGCTTTTGAGCCGTATTGGCATTATACCACACAGGGTGCGCTCTAGTTCCCAGCTGCCTACAGATGCAGAACGATCAGCGAGACTACGAACCCCACCGCAAGGCCTGCGATCACGTCCAGGAGGTAGTGAACTCCCAGAGCCACCCGCGACCATCCTACCCATAACGTGAGGAGCAGGACTAACCATCCCCACCCAGGGAACAGCGCAGGCAAATATACCATCACCGTCCCCATACGCGTGGCATGTCCGGAGGGAAACGAGTGTTGGTCATACGCCTGCGAATAGAACCCACGCCGTTGCATCGGGCGCTGGCGACGCCAGCTCAATTTTATTGAAGTAGTGATCCCCCCAGCGACCGCCATGGAAATCATCCATCGCCAGATCAACGGCCGAGCAGTAGCGGGCATGAGAGCTAGCGTTAAGGCTAGCGTCAGCACCCATACCCAGCCATCCCCCAGATGCGCACCAGCCGTCGCCAGGTGGTAAGCCCAGCCTGTGCTTGCCTTTTGCCACCGCTGGCTGATCACCCGGTCCCAAGCCACTATACGTTGGGCCAGAGGCGACCACTTCATGCCGTTTGTGCCTCGACGCGGGCGGCCAACAGCCGACGGGCCATCTCCAACTGGTGTGGCTTGTCTACGTCCATCCCTAGGTCGGCGTACGGGGAAATGACTACCTTGGCCCGACAACCGAGCAAGCGACTGGCTACCTGTTCCCCCTCGGCGATGCTTAAGCGCCCCAGCACCACCTTGGCGAGAGTCCTCCAGCCGAACAGGCGCGCCTGCCGCAACGGATGTTTGCGTTCAGCCATCAGGCGTCGGGCTAATGGCAAGTTAGCCTGGAATACCGAAGTCTTGACCAGAAAGAGATCACCGCCGCAGAATCGCCCCTCCTTGATGCGCACATATGACCGGCCTGCTCCGGGGAACTGGGCCTCCATGACCCGATCCTGCACGATCGAGTAGTAGAGGTCATAGCGATCAGCCAAACAGGCGCTGATAAACCAAGTGACCGTCTCTGGACGTAACAGAGGCACATCTCCGGAGGCGATGATCCCGTATTCCATGTCGGGCTGATGGCTTAGGAGGTAGTTAATACCGTGAAGGACATTCTCCAGGTGGTCTGGCAAATTAGGCAGACATGCTACCCCTGGCCCCAGGTCTACCTGTAACGACGGATCAATGCCTACCACTACGATGCGTCCAATGGATGGAGATCGGCGTAAGGCGTCTACTGTCCACCAGACCAACGGCCGGCCGGCTACATCTATGAGCGCCTTTTGCGGCGCACCGACGGCAGTCGCTAGCGGATCCGGGCGCTGAGGATCGTAGCCGGCTGTGACCACGGCATCTAACATAAGCACCTCCTCGCTTGCGTCAGGCGCATTATAGGCGGTGCTGCCACAAGCGTCAATCTCGCCAGAACTTGCCAAAACCTCCTCTTATCCTTATAATGTGGCTCGGCAAGTCCCCGGCGAAGGCAGCCAACGTGTGCCTCCTAGCCGGGGCGCTTCTTGCCTGGGATGCTGCACGTTTTCCAATATTTGATTCGATTTTCCGCAAGGAGGTCTGCCTAGATGAGCAAGAAGTGGGTATACCTCTTCACAGAAGTGGAAGAGGCCGAGAGGTATGCTGGCTCTTGGGATGGCGTGCGCGGCCTATTGGGCGGCAAAGGCGCCGGTCTCGCCGACATGACCAGGGCGAAGTTACCGGTCCCTCCAGGTTTCACGATCACCACTGAGGCGTGTAACGCTTTCCTGGCGAATAACCAGCAATTCCCGGAGGGGATGTGGGAGCAAACGCTGGAGGCGCTGCGCAAGATCGAGGCAGAGACCGGCAAGAAATTCGGCGATCCTAACAATCCCCTGTTAGTCTCCGTCCGCTCCGGCGCCAAGTTCTCCATGCCCGGCATGATGGACACCGTCCTTAACCTGGGCCTCAACCAGGAGACGCTCGAAGGATTAGCCCGACTCACCAACAACCCTCGCTTCGCCTGGGATGCCTACCGACGTTTCGTGCAGCTCTTCGGTAAGATCGTCATGGGCGTAGATGGCGAGAAGTTTGAGCGCGTAATGGACGCCTGGAAGGCCAAAACTGAGGGCGGACAAGACACCGACCTCACCGCCGAAATGCTCCAGGAGATCGTCAAAGAGTTCAAGCAGATCATCAAAGAAGAGACCGGCCAGGACTTCCCCGATGACCCCTATGAGCAGCTTCGGATGGCCATCAAGGCCGTATTCAACTCCTGGAATGGCCGTCGCGCTCGCGATTACCGCCGCCTGAACAAGATCCCCGACGATCTGGGCACTGCGGTCAACATTGTGACCATGGTCTTCGGCAACATGGGATGGGATTCCGCCACTGGCGTGGCGTTCACCCGCAACCCATCTACCGGTGAGAAGAAGCTATACGGGGAGTATTTGCCCAATGCCCAGGGCGAGGACGTGGTGGCTGGCATTCGCACCCCAAAGCCCATTGATGAGTTGGCTAAGGAGATGCCTGAGGCATATAAGGAATTCCAGGAGATCGCCGAACGGCTGGAGCGCTATTACAAAGACGTGCAGGACCTGGAGTTCACCATCGAGCGGGGCAAGCTCTACATGCTGCAGACCCGCACCGGTAAACGGACCGGCCTGGCCGCGGTGAAGATCGCCGTGGATATGGTCAAGGAAGGGCTGATTGACAAGGCTACCGCCGTCCAGCGGGTGGATCCAGCCGCGCTGGATCAGCTCCTGCACCCGATGATTGATCCCAAGGCCAAAGTCCAGGTCATCGCTACAGGCCTGCCCGCTAGCCCCGGCGCCGCGACTGGCAAGGTCGTCTTCGACGCCGACGAAGCCGAGCAGCTAGGTAATGCTGGCGAGAAGGTGATCCTGGTGCGCGTGGAGACCGCGCCTGAAGATTTTCACGGCATGGCCGCAGCGCAAGGCTTCCTCACCGCCCGTGGTGGCATGACCAGTCATGCCGCTGTGGTGGCGCGCGGCATGGGCAAGCCGTGCGTGGCTGGCGCCGGTGAGGTGCTCATAGACTACGAAAAACAACAGTTCAGCGCCAACGGCGTCGTCGTTCGACGCGGCGATTACATTACTATTGATGGCTCTACCGGCCGCGTCATCCTAGGGCAAGCCCCTGTGATCGAGCCTGAGCTAAGCGGCGATTTCGCCACCTTGATGGAATGGGCGGATGAATTCCGCAAGTTGGGTGTGCGTGCCAATGCCGACATCCCGCGGGATGCTCGCATTGCCCGTCGCTTCGGTGCCGAGGGTATCGGCCTCTGCCGCACCGAGCACATGTTCTTCGAGGGCGATCGCATTGACGCCATGCGCGAGATGATCCTGGCTGATACCCCCGAAGAACGCCGCCGCGCCCTTGCTAAGATCCAGCCACTCCAGCGGGAAGACTTCGTCGGCCTGTTCCGCGAGATGGACGGCTATCCCGTCATCATCCGCACGCTCGACCCGCCGCTCCATGAGTTCTTGCCTAAGGAAAAGGAAGAGATTGAGGCACTAGCGGCTAAGATCGGCGTCCCGGCTCAGAAGATCTACGATCGAATTACGCAACTGCACGAATTTAATCCAATGCTGGGCTTCCGCGGCTGTCGCCTGGGCGTAACCTACCCCGAGATCACCGAGATGCAGGCGCGCGCCATCTTCGAGGCTGCTGTGCAAGTCAAGAAGGAAGGGATCAAGGTCTTCCCCGAGGTGATGATCCCATTGGTGAGCGACGTCAACGAGCTTAATCTGCAGGTGGAGATCGTCCGCCGCGTGGCCAAGGAGGTGATGGAAGAGACCGGTGTCGAGTTCGAGTACAAAGTTGGCACCATGATCGAGCTGCCCCGCGCGGCTCTGCTGGCTGATGAGATCGCGCAGACCGCGGAGTTCTTCTCTTTCGGCACCAACGATCTCACGCAGACCACCTTCGGCATGAGCCGCGATGATGCCGGCCGCTTCCTGCCCCTGTATGTGGAACGCAAGATCCTCCCCGATGATCCATTCCAGGTGCTGGATCAGAAGGGTGTGGGCAAGTTGGTGAAGATGGGTACCGAGCTGGGCCGCAAGACCCGTCCAGACTTGGAGGTGGGCATCTGCGGCGAGCACGGCGGCGAGCCGAACTCTGTGAAGTTCTGTCATCAGGTGGGCCTGGACTACGTCTCCTGCTCGCCGTACCGCGTGCCCATCGCCAAACTGGCGGCCGCCCAGGCTGCTCTAGGCGACATCACCCGTGATAAATGAGTTCAGAAAGCTTCCCTACTCCCATTTCGTAGTTACTAAGAGAGGTCTGGAGGGGCGAAATGCCCCTCCAGAGAATCCCTTGTTCAGCCTTTTACCCGCTTATCTTGGCTCTTCATCCTCTGGGCGAAACCAAGCACAAGCATAGGTAGGCGACAGACCAAAACTAAGGAGTCTGCAGAGGGGGTCTCTTCCTCCATGCTTTCCTATTTGATGGGAAAAAGCCGTAGCTGAGAAACCTTCCGTTGAGAGGGGGTCTGGAGAGAGCTTCACTCCCTCCAGACTTTCCCGGACGAGTTTTGCAGCATTGCCCTTTTTGCGTATACTGTAGTTCCAGAGAATCCTTGGATTCCCCTGATGGAGCTGCTCACGGCGATGAACGCCGTCGAAGAGATCAAGCAGCGCCTCGACATCGTTGAGGTGATCTCCACCTATGTTCCTCTAAAGCGCGCTGGACGTCACTTTAAAGGCTTGTGCCCTTTTCATACCGAGAGGACCCCTTCTTTCATCGTCTTCCCGGAGACGGGCACCTGGCACTGTTTTGGCGCTTGTGGCACAGGTGGCGACATCTTCACGTTCATCATGCGACGCGAGAACCTGGATTTTCACGAGGCTCTCCAGTTGCTAGCGCGTCGAGCTGGCGTCGAACTGAT
Encoded here:
- a CDS encoding carbohydrate kinase family protein; translation: MTVVVTGSVAYDYIMSFPGRFKEHLLPHKIELLSVSFLVDSMRRQRGGCAPNIAYSLRLLGHSPCIMATAGQDFTDYRHWLEQQGIDVSGVRVYQDEFTASFFVSTDLDHNQIASFYTGAMSRAAELSFQDLSVDHIELAVISPNDPAAMVKYVRECKELGIPYVYDPSQQIVRLSGAELIEGAQGARLLVVNEYEFEMIKNKTGLSDGKLWDLAQTTIITRGERGSTIIEKGRWVEIPSAPPRQIVDPTGVGDAYRAGVIVGMLAGFPWEVAGRIGSLAATYVLEQHGTQNHRYTLPEFIERYRQVFGDAPELARLVEQAMTR
- the ahcY gene encoding adenosylhomocysteinase; amino-acid sequence: MGKGYDVRDLSLADQGRLRIEWAAREMPVLAQLQERFGQEHPLSGLRLSACLHVTSETANLMRVLQAGGADVVLCASNPLSTQDDVAAALVAHYEIPVYAIKGEDHRTYYAHIQAAIDHRPHITMDDGADLVSTLHRERQELLGDVIGGTEETTTGVIRLRAMAKEGVLRYPIIAVNDAMTKHLFDNRYGTGQSTIDGILRATNVLLAGKNFVVAGYGWCSRGIAMRARGMGANVIVTEVDPLRALEAVMDGFRVMPMIEAAAIGDIFVTSTGDINVIDWPHLERMKSGAILANSGHFNVEINLQALEAMAVQRQRVRDFLDEYQLADGRRLYLIGEGRLVNLAAAEGHPSAVMDMSFANQALCAEYMVKHGRELERQVYPVPEHIDKTVARLKLQAMGVQIDALTPEQEKYLASWEMGT
- the metK gene encoding methionine adenosyltransferase yields the protein MRSPQFFYTSESVTEGHPDKMCDQVSDAVLDAIIAQDPDARVACECATTTGLMLVMGEITTSAQVDIPEIARSTIREIGYTRAKYGFDADTCAVIVSIKKQSADIAMGVDRALEAKTGEMNESEIEAIGAGDQGMMIGFACDETPEYMPMSILLAHKLCKRLAAVRKDGTLPYLRPDGKSQVTVEYHYGKPVRVDTIVVSTQHAPDVDQATIYQDVVDVVIRQVVPEHMIDRRTKIFVNPTGRFVTGGPSGDAGLTGRKIMVDTYGGVARHGGGAFSGKDPTKVDRSGAYMARHIAKNIVAAGLASRFELQISYAIGVARPVSLAVETFGTGKVPDEQITELIKAHFDLRPAAIIRYLDLRRPIYKATAAYGHFGRLDIDAPWERLNMAETLRHEAGLD
- a CDS encoding ATP-dependent RecD-like DNA helicase gives rise to the protein MHELTGVIERITYHNEEDGYTVAQLTPEGKDYTVTVVGNMLGIHVGESVHLIGEWTIHPQYGRQFKAASVRMVLPATVQGIRKYLGSGLIKGIGPVTAERIVRRFGLETLDVIEKTPERLLEVLGVGPKRVAMIRRAWEEQRQIKEVMLFLQANGVSTSLAVKIYKTYGDAAIQVVRNDPYRLARDVYGIGFITADKIARNLGIAPDALERAAAGVAYVLSQMADEGHVYVPRSELIAEAARLLQIDEARVAQAIEALAADEQVRIEPLIGQRASELANRRLPESAREAMAPTAIGEERAIYLTPFYYGEIGVAGRLRRLIEAPVDRLAVFQTFDWTAAFAAIQQRTGLALAPAQRQAVQTALTQRVTVLTGGPGTGKTTSLQTIIHILEAANRSYVLASPTGRAAKRLSEATGREAKTVHRLLEFKPGEGMTFQRNEEHPLDADMVIVDEASMLDLLLANHLLKAIPPGAHLLLVGDVDQLPSVGAGNVLRDIIASEAVAVVRLDTIFRQREGSYIIVNAHRINRGQMPILDNQKAQDFFLFKTDDPAQAAQLIVELVQTRIPRRFGLKPADIQVLSPMHRGEAGVGHLNLLLQNALNPPSEHKPERHLGGRVFRLGDRVMQTCNNYDKEVYNGDLGHIVALDLEEQTLTVDFDGRRVRYDFLELDELVHAYAISVHKAQGSEFPAVVVPIVTQHYVMLQRNLLYTAVTRARQLVVLVGTPRAIAIAVHNDRVAQRYSALAERLQMG
- a CDS encoding MATE family efflux transporter, with the translated sequence MKLFQRGGLFITHMNWVGVQWLAMRDREISHIVNRLAWPVIAENLLQTLLGVVDMIMVSRLGAAAVAGVGAAGQVIWVINSAFGAVTVGTTVLIAHAIGAGDVSLANRVLKQSAILAAAVAAVLGAIGYLWSDEILFLMGAEPDLVEAGSVYLRIVLEMGIFMIAMFVIGAALRGAGDTQTPMRVTAFINVVNVVVAYGLIFGQWGLPRLGVAGSAWGASIARVVGTAILVVVLLRGKVPISARGRSGWQLDIPLIRRLVRVGVPSMIEQLVLSGGMLLYGIVVIGMGTKIYAAQRITLQIISLSFMPGLGFAMAATTLVGQSLGAKNPERARLAAWRSAFSALLWMSAIGLLAAVLGRPVMRLFSDDREIIEMGTAALAVLALTQPFQAFAQVLAGALRGAGDTRYPMWVTTAGIWLVRLPLAYLFGPVMGMSLAVIYVSNVLDSILRAALNAMRFQRGRWQEIGV